The DNA region CTAAACGGCGTCGGTTCGGCGCAGAAGGCTTCGCGTGGTGGTTCTCGATTCAGTACCCGACAGTGGTTACGCGTTGCGGGCGCGATGTCGTGCGACGTCCGCGATACCGGCGTTCGCCGAACAAGCTGGACAGGCCATGAGACGCCCGTACTCGTCGGCAAACACCCGCGCGAAACGTTCGGAGACGTGCGACCCGCAGTAGTCGCAGGTTGGCATCGTTCGGGTCCGGCATCCACCAGTCAGCCGGTGTCTCGGTGTACGGGACCGAGGAACGTAGAAGGTGTTGCGCACGCGCGTGACGCGCGAAAACCGCGACGAAGGCGGCCGTAAAGACGACTACCCGTCGCGGGCCGCGGAGACAGCTCTCGCGATGAGTCCGGTCTGTGCGCCCGCGACGAACCCGGCGTCGACGTTGACGACCGAGAGCACCGAACACGACTGGAGCATCCCCGCGAGCGCGGCCTCGCCCTCGCCGCCGAAGCCGTAGCCGACCGAGACCGGGAGCGCGACGACGGGCGCGTCGACCATCCCGGCGACGACCGTCGGGAGCGCCCCCTCTCGTCCCGCGGCGACGACAAGCGCGTCGGCCGCGCGAAGCGCCTCGCGCTGGTCGAGCGCGCGGTCGATGTTGGCGACGCCCACGTCGTCGATGCGGTCGACCGTCGCGCCCATCTCGCGGAGCACCGTCGCCGCCTCGCCCGCGGCCGCGGCGTCGGAGGTCCCGGCGGTGACGACCGCGACGGTGGCCTCGAGCGACGGGCGCTCGAATCCGGGCGCGTGCGCGACGACCGTTCGCGCACGCTCGTCGACGTCGACGGTCGCGCCGGGTCGTGCCTCGCCGACGCGCTCGGAGACGGCCGCGACGGTCGCCTCGTCGGTTCGAGTGACGAGCGCTCGTCCCGTCGTTTCGAGCGCCGTGAGCGCGAGCGAGGCCGTCTCCTCCGGGATTTTGCCGTCGGCGAGGATCGCCTCCGGCACGCCGCGTCGGTGCTCGCGGGCGGCGTCGAACCGTCCCGCGTCGGTGCTCGCGTAGCCCGCCAACCGGGCTTCGGCCGCCGCCGGAGAGAGTTCCCCCGAGGCGACTGCCTCCAGAATGTCTCGCATAGCAGGCGCTCGGCCCGCAGGGCACTCGTAGCTGTCGTTTCTGGTCCATCGACCCCCTATTACTTAAATCCAACGGCGGATTTGGGCGCGAACACCCGCGAGGGGGTCTGACGGCGCGATTTGGGAAATCTTATTAATAAGGCCCCGGTAGCCTCGCTTGCATGGCAGACCTTATCGTCAAGGCAGCTGTTAAGGAAGCGCTCGATGACAAGAACGTCGCGTCGGACTTCTACGACGCGCTCGACGAGGAAGTCAAAGAGCTTCTCGACGACGCCGCCCGTCGCGCCGAGGCCAACGACCGGAAGACGGTCCAGCCGCGCGACCTCTAAGTCGGCGAATAACCCACGATTTTTTCGCAACCCACGCCCGCCAGCGGCGGCGCTCGCGCCCCGGACAGACGAGGAGAGCCTCGGCTACGCAGAAGCGTCGTGGCTACGCAGAAGAAGCGCAGTTACGCGGATTCGACGCGCACGTCGTCGTCGGTGCCGACGTGTATCTCGTCGGCGAGGCCGACGAACAGGCCGTGCTCGACGACGCCGGGGACCGCAGAGAGCGTGCGCGAGAGCGCCGCCGCGTCGTGAATTTCGCCGAACTCGCAGTCGAGCACCAGATTGCCGTTGTCGGTGACGACCGGCCCGTCCTTTCGCTCTGCCTCGCGGAGCGTCGGCTCGCCGCCGGCGTCGGAAACGGCGGCGGCGACCGTACTGCGCGCGTCCGGTAGCACCTCGACCGGCACCGGGTGCGAGAGCGTCTCGGCGACTTTGGAGGGGTCGGCGACGACGACGAACCGGTCGGCGAACGCGTCGACGACCTTCTCGCGGGCGTGGGCCGCACCCCCACCCTTCACGAGGTCGAGTCCCGCTACCTGGTCGGCCCCGTCGATGGCGAGGTCCACCGCGTCGACGTCGTCGAGCGCGACGAGCGGAACGCCGACCTCGCGGGCGAGTTCGCGCGAGGCGAACGACGTCGGCACACCGCGTACGTCGAGTCCGGCGTCGACCTTCCGGCCGAGTGCGCGAATCGCGCGCGCCGCCGTGCTCCCCGTCCCGAGGCCGACGACCATCCCGTCGGTCACGAGGTCGGCCGCACTCTCGCCCGCGCGTCGTTTCGCCTCGTCGCTTCCACCGGTCGTCTTCATGGACGAGGCTTCGGCGACGACGATAAAAACGCTCCGGGGTCGGGCGACGGCGAGCGTTACGTGGTGGAGTCGGTACGTCTTCGGAGACACTCCGTCCGCGAAGTCACTCAGCGGGGGCGACAAGTAGTCGACCGTCTGACCTATATAGTATCGGACGAAAAGACGGCTGAACAGTCAATGACCGACATCAGGAGCGGATTCGTCACGCAGACGCACACGGGCGACGTGACCGCGCTCGAAGCCGTCGAACAGGCCGACGCGTTCGACTTCGACTTTCTCGAACTGTACATGGACGGTGCGACGGAACGGAGTCGACTGGACCGCGAGGCGTTCGTCGCCGCCGTCGACGACGCCGGAGTCGACGTACTCGTCCACCTCCCGTTCGTCGATTTGGACCTCGGCACGCCGCGCGACGGCGTTCGCGACGCCGCACTCGACGAACACCGCGCGTGTCTCGACGCCGCCGCGGAACTGGGTACGGAGAAAGCGGTCCTCCACGCGAGCACGCACGCGACGTATCCCGAATGGGACGCCGAGACGACTCACCCGCGGATGCTCGACGCGATACGCCGACTGGACGACCACGGCCGAGACGTCGGTGTCGAGGTGTGCGTCGAGAACCTTCCGAGCGTCTCCTTCACCGTCCACGAGTTCGACCGCGTGTTCGCCGAAACCGACGCGTCGATGACGTTCGACACGGGGCACGCCCGCGTCGACGGGATGGACGCCGAGGCGTCGGCGGCGTTTCTCGACGACCACCGCGAGCGCGTCTCGCACGTCCACGTCAACGACGCCCGCGGCGCGAGCGACGAACACGTCCCGACCGGTTCCGGAACCACGGATTTCGAGACGATTCTCGCACCGCTTCGCGAGAACTGGGGTGGCACCGTCTCCGCGGAAGTGTACACGTTCGACGCCGACTACCTCGAACTCAGCAAGCGAAAACTGGACGAGGTTCTCGCCTGAGGATGCAGGACGAGGAGTTGCCGCCCGGGGAGGTGACGGGCGGACGCGAGGAGTCAGAGACGGGCGAGGCGAACGACTCAGAAGCGGGCGGACGCGGGGAGTTCGACGAGACACGCGACGGAAACGGGATGGAAGGACGAACTCGCCGGCAACAGTTGCTCTACTACGTCTCGCTGTTCTTCGAGGCCGTCGCCGTCTTCGTCGTCGGCGCGGTGACGCGGCGGGTCGGCCGCGACGACTCGCTGTGGGTGTTCGGTGCGCGCGGCGGCACCGACTTCGGCGAGAACACGAAGTATCTGTACCTCTCGGTCGCCGCCGACAAACCCGACGTGCGACCGGTCTGGGTGACGAAGAATCCCGCTATCGTCCGCGAACTCCAGACGCACGGCTACGAGGCGTACCACGCGTTCTCGCCGCGGGGTATCTGGCTGCAACTCCGGGCGGGGACCGTCTTCCTGACGCACAACCTCAAGGACGTGAACCGCTTCGCCGTCGGCGGCGCGACGCTCGTGATGCTGTGGCACGGTATCCCCCTGAAGCGCATCTCCTGGGACGCGGAACTCGCCGAGCGTCCGCGACCAGTACGGGCGCTCTCGCGGTATCTGTACGACCAGTACGACCTCGTGACGCTCACCGGGTCGGGGGTGCGCGACGCGTTCCGAACGGGGTTCGGCCTCCCCGACGACCGACTGGTCGTGACGGGGTATCCGCGGACCGACGCGTTCTTCGGGTCGGTGGCGGGCGCGACGCTCTGCACCGACGAACCGGCGCTGGAGCGAGTTCGGCGACTCGCCGAGGGCCACGAGGTGTGGCTCTACATGCCGACGTTCCGCGAGGACCCGGCGAAGCGGGCGCCCGAACACGTCGACTTCGCGGCGCTCGAAGGCGTGTTCGCAGAGCGTGACGCCTACCTCGTCGTCAAACTCCACCCGAGGGAGCGACTCGACGCCGACCTCTCGTCGTTCGACCACCTCCTCGAACTCCCGCCGGGCGTCGACGTGTACCCGTTGCTCCCGGCGACCGATGGCCTGATAACGGACTACTCGTCGGTGTTGTTCGACTACCTGCTTCTCGACAGGCCAGTCGTCTGCTACGCGTACGATCTGGAGTCGTACCGCGCCGGACGCGGGTTCTACTACGACTACGAGACGGTGACGCCCGGGCCGACGGCGCGGGGCTTCGACGAACTGCTCGACGCGCTCGAATCGGCGCTCGACGGCGACGACGACTACGGGGCCGAGCGGCGCGCCGTCCGCGACCGGTTTTTCGACGACGACGAGGGCGGCTACGCGGACGCCGTCTACGAGGCGGTGAGACAACGACGTGGTTGACAGTCGACCGAAAGATACAGAACAGCGTGTGCGGGAGGGCGGATGTGAACCGGAACGATGGGCCGTGACGGGCGAAGCGCTCCGGAGAGATATAGTCAACTAGGAGAGGTATGTACGCGAACGGAGATAGTTTGATGTACGTGACGGTACAAGGTTCGAACACGAACGCATGGCACAGCTAGCAGGGCAGGCAACGACGACCGAGACGGAGACGGACGTGTCGCTCATCGCCCACCGGGGGTTCGCGGGTGTCTACCCGGAGAACACGCGGGCGGCGTTCGGGCGCGCGGTCGGCGTCGGGGACGCGACGCTGACGCCGCAAGCGGACGTCGTCGAACTCGACGTGATGCCGACGGCGACGGGTGAGGTCGTCGTCTTCCACGACACCGACCTCGGCCGGCTAACGGACGCGCCGACGACGCTCGCCGACCGGAAAGTGTGGGAGACACCGTACGAGACGCTGCGTGGGTTCGAGGTGCTCGGAACCGGCGAGTCGGTGCCGCTACTCTCGGAGATTCTCGACCTGATTCCGGCGAGCGTCGGCGTCAACGTCGAGTTCAAGAACCCCGGCGTCGACGACGTTCGGTACGGCCCCCTCGACGCCGCCGACCTCGACGCCCGGCGCGAGGTCTGGGAGCCGTTCGTCGACCGCACGCTCTCGTCGCTGGCCGACTACCCCCACGAGATGCTGGTCTCGTCGTTCCACGAGGGCGCGCTCGCCGCCGCTCGGGAGTTCGACGAGTCGGTGCCGCTCGCGTCGGTGTTCTGGGACGACATCGAGGCCGGACTTCGAACCGCCCGACGCTACGACTGTGAAGTGGTACACGTGCCGTGGAACATGGTGCACGGCACCGAACTGTTCAACGCGGAGTATCTCGCGGGGCCGTTCGACCCGATAGACGTCGTCGAAATCGCCCACGAAGAGGGACGGCGCGTCAACGCCTGGACCGTCGAGAGTTGGTATCAGGCCGACCAACTCCGACAAGCGGGCGTCGACGGCCTCATCGCGGACTATCCGAACCTCCTCCACTACGGTTCGAAGCGACCGGAGGCGGCGGAACCGGTCGAACCGACCTCGGCGAAGGGGTCGCCGAACACTCCCGACGCGCCGTCTCGGTGAGTGTCGGCGAAACCGTAGGTCCGTCTCGGACTACTTACTCTCGAAACCCTCATTCCGTAATTCGGTAATCCTCACTTATTGTCCCGGGCGTGGTACACATAGAGAATGACATTTCCAGAAACGGCAGTCATTCTCGCTGCGGGCATCGGCTCTCGACTCCGACCGATAACGCTTCGCAAACCGAAATGTAGCGTCACCGTCGACGGAACGCCGATTCTCGAGTACCAACTGCGCGCGTACGCCGAGTCGGGCCTCGACGAAGTCGTCGTCGTCGCCGGCTACCTGAGCGAGAAGACGCGGGCGTTGGCAGAGGGTGTCGCCGCCGAGTACGACGCGTTCTCGGTCACCGTCGTCGAAAACGAGGTGTACGCCAACACCGACAACATGTACTCGCTGTCGCTCGTCGAACCGCTTCTCGACGGCGAACCGTTCTTCCTGAGCAACGGCGACGTGGTGTTCGACCCCGAGGTGGTCGAGCAGTTGGCGGCCGCCGACGCCGACAGCGCCATCGCCTGCGACACCTCGCTGTTCTCCGAGGAGGCGATGAAGGTGACCGCTGACGACCGTGACTGCATCTCCAGTATCTCGAAGGAGTACACCGACTCGGAGGCCCACGCCGT from Haloprofundus halobius includes:
- a CDS encoding glycerophosphodiester phosphodiesterase; protein product: MAQLAGQATTTETETDVSLIAHRGFAGVYPENTRAAFGRAVGVGDATLTPQADVVELDVMPTATGEVVVFHDTDLGRLTDAPTTLADRKVWETPYETLRGFEVLGTGESVPLLSEILDLIPASVGVNVEFKNPGVDDVRYGPLDAADLDARREVWEPFVDRTLSSLADYPHEMLVSSFHEGALAAAREFDESVPLASVFWDDIEAGLRTARRYDCEVVHVPWNMVHGTELFNAEYLAGPFDPIDVVEIAHEEGRRVNAWTVESWYQADQLRQAGVDGLIADYPNLLHYGSKRPEAAEPVEPTSAKGSPNTPDAPSR
- a CDS encoding DUF1931 family protein; translation: MADLIVKAAVKEALDDKNVASDFYDALDEEVKELLDDAARRAEANDRKTVQPRDL
- the rpiA gene encoding ribose-5-phosphate isomerase RpiA yields the protein MKTTGGSDEAKRRAGESAADLVTDGMVVGLGTGSTAARAIRALGRKVDAGLDVRGVPTSFASRELAREVGVPLVALDDVDAVDLAIDGADQVAGLDLVKGGGAAHAREKVVDAFADRFVVVADPSKVAETLSHPVPVEVLPDARSTVAAAVSDAGGEPTLREAERKDGPVVTDNGNLVLDCEFGEIHDAAALSRTLSAVPGVVEHGLFVGLADEIHVGTDDDVRVESA
- a CDS encoding DUF7563 family protein encodes the protein MPTCDYCGSHVSERFARVFADEYGRLMACPACSANAGIADVARHRARNA
- a CDS encoding sugar phosphate isomerase/epimerase family protein translates to MTDIRSGFVTQTHTGDVTALEAVEQADAFDFDFLELYMDGATERSRLDREAFVAAVDDAGVDVLVHLPFVDLDLGTPRDGVRDAALDEHRACLDAAAELGTEKAVLHASTHATYPEWDAETTHPRMLDAIRRLDDHGRDVGVEVCVENLPSVSFTVHEFDRVFAETDASMTFDTGHARVDGMDAEASAAFLDDHRERVSHVHVNDARGASDEHVPTGSGTTDFETILAPLRENWGGTVSAEVYTFDADYLELSKRKLDEVLA
- the larB gene encoding nickel pincer cofactor biosynthesis protein LarB — encoded protein: MRDILEAVASGELSPAAAEARLAGYASTDAGRFDAAREHRRGVPEAILADGKIPEETASLALTALETTGRALVTRTDEATVAAVSERVGEARPGATVDVDERARTVVAHAPGFERPSLEATVAVVTAGTSDAAAAGEAATVLREMGATVDRIDDVGVANIDRALDQREALRAADALVVAAGREGALPTVVAGMVDAPVVALPVSVGYGFGGEGEAALAGMLQSCSVLSVVNVDAGFVAGAQTGLIARAVSAARDG
- a CDS encoding CDP-glycerol glycerophosphotransferase family protein, translating into MQDEELPPGEVTGGREESETGEANDSEAGGRGEFDETRDGNGMEGRTRRQQLLYYVSLFFEAVAVFVVGAVTRRVGRDDSLWVFGARGGTDFGENTKYLYLSVAADKPDVRPVWVTKNPAIVRELQTHGYEAYHAFSPRGIWLQLRAGTVFLTHNLKDVNRFAVGGATLVMLWHGIPLKRISWDAELAERPRPVRALSRYLYDQYDLVTLTGSGVRDAFRTGFGLPDDRLVVTGYPRTDAFFGSVAGATLCTDEPALERVRRLAEGHEVWLYMPTFREDPAKRAPEHVDFAALEGVFAERDAYLVVKLHPRERLDADLSSFDHLLELPPGVDVYPLLPATDGLITDYSSVLFDYLLLDRPVVCYAYDLESYRAGRGFYYDYETVTPGPTARGFDELLDALESALDGDDDYGAERRAVRDRFFDDDEGGYADAVYEAVRQRRG